The following coding sequences are from one Epinephelus fuscoguttatus linkage group LG5, E.fuscoguttatus.final_Chr_v1 window:
- the LOC125888397 gene encoding TRPM8 channel-associated factor homolog, giving the protein MANKPIANPHEEAYIALTRGLKELDLRNPCEPSDLVLIGDHAFPLAMNSQGQVLMAASLYGRGRIVVMGHEGYMTTFPDLVENALTWLRGDGSNNMSVGTSQKVKAVADNLSKSSYDAKVVGSFSDKLGLGVYVTDAYSVGPHAKELVAFMKAGGGVLIGGQAWSWAAGHPKENTLLMFVGNKISGVAGIYFSEHRGVKECLPVYPSIPSSWMAVVIGKDFEDDLEFLLQGVKEFDIQGRSIASEVLVHGTLAFPIGTNESGQAFMAGTYYGQGRVIITTHAGFIGRESLAPFWKNAIHWLDEGRQGVVGVQAKIPLNNLSKSGLRCETTSLRKDLSVYVCFANSDKQAEEILEFVAEGGGLLIGGHAWHWAQCNRGQNVLTEFPGNKILNPMGLSLLGTMIKGGTYKAPVPSQAIKDNYYFRHLLHRFARHVTQGEKLSKQEEENLKKLGFDCATYLTMEAHDCPFYKQVVASLTDILTKSGMPQVCDKCPVKNPKDHMLLTLGPAVYKACPDPDALLPYLIKQNPVMPVVYNHKIKIDVDTAGGEEWFSTGLYLSPGMKTYMALPAEIVNKDWKIQIGCQTDYLKSPVLKRAPCVHERFPITSEMMQVWNLWGGLIYLVAPPKTKLDGVEVTVQMAVPAPYYKSGVTTPADWSLLRTAPAPWAELEMENIILTVPSDVVRNMERPDEVAALWDDIMRTIADLAAVPHKFPRKERFVADVQISHGFMHAGYPVMAYKGTASVLVNPEYIRTKGMWGPIHELGHNQQRACWEFRPHTTECTCNLWSVYVHEELFGINRAKAHGAMTAENRNNRAEQYAKGGKNLKDWSMWVALETYMQLQDKFGWDAFKKVFAAYHKMSTFPKDNKGKMNLYAETFSQAVGMNLCGFCKSWGWPIETATEEKLSDLPPWSDHPMVKYD; this is encoded by the exons ATGGCCAACAAGCCCATTGCAAATCCTCATGAAGAGGCCTACATCGCCCTGACGAGAGGCTTGAAAGAGCTGGACCTCCGTAACCCCTGTGAACCCAGTGACCTAGTGCTGATTGGAGACCATGCCTTTCCTTTAGCAATGAACAGCCAAGGCCAGGTCCTGATGGCTGCCTCTCTGTACGGCCGTGGACGGATTGTGGTCATGGGTCATGAGGGCTACATGACCACCTTTCCCGATCTGGTAGAGAACGCTCTGACCTGGCTGAGAGGAGATGGATCCAACAATATGTCTGTTGGAACCAGCCAAAAAGTCAAGGCAGTCGCTGATAACCTCAGCAAGTCCAGCTACGACGCCAAAGTTGTGGGATCCTTCAGTGACAAACTGGGGCTTGGTGTGTATGTGACAGATGCCTACAGCGTTGGTCCACACGCGAAGGAGCTGGTGGCATTTATGAAAGCTGGAGGAGGAGTGCTGATTGGGGGGCAGGCATGGAGCTGGGCTGCAGGTCACCCTAAGGAGAACACGCTGCTGATGTTTGTGGGGAATAAGATTTCTGGTGTGGCAGGGATCTACTTCTCTGAGCACAGAGGTGTGAAGGAATGCCTGCCTGTCTACCCTTCGATCCCATCTTCCTGGATGGCTGTAGT GATTGGAAAGGATTTTGAGGATGACTTGGAGTTCTTACTTCAGGGAGTTAAAGAATTTGACATCCAGGGTCGTTCAATAGCCTCCGAAGTCTTGGTCCATGGTACACTAGCCTTCCCCATTGGTACCAATGAGAGCGGACAGGCGTTCATGGCAGGAACTTACTATGGGCAGGGACGGGTTATTATCACCACTCATGCAGGATTTATCGGACGAGAG TCACTGGCTCCATTTTGGAAAAATGCCATTCACTGGCTGGATGAAGGCCGGCAGGGGGTTGTTGGTGTGCAAGCAAAAATTCCCCTCAACAATCTCAGCAAGTCGGGGTTGCGGTGTGAGACGACAAGCCTCAGGAAAGAcctgagtgtgtatgtgtgtttcgcGAACAGCGACAAACAAGCAGAGGAAATCCTAGAGTTTGTGGCAGAGGGAGGAGGCCTGCTGATTGGTGGACATGCCTGGCACTGGGCTCAGTGTAACCGTGGGCAAAATGTATTAACAGAATTTCCAG GAAACAAGATCCTGAACCCAATGGGCTTGAGCCTGCTGGGTACAATGATCAAAGGAGGGACCTACAAGGCCCCTGTGCCAAGCCAGGCCATCAAAGACAACTACTACTTCCGCCACCTTCTACACCGCTTTGCCCGTCATGTGACCCAGGGGGAGAAACTCAgcaaacaggaagaggaaaaccTTAAAAAGCTGGGCTTTGACTGCGCCACCTACTTGACAATGGAGGCTCATGACTGCCCCTTCTATAAACAGGTTGTGGCCTCCCTCACTGACATCTTGACTAAGTCAGGCATGCCACAG GTGTGTGACAAGTGTCCCGTGAAGAATCCCAAAGACCACATGCTCCTCACTCTGGGGCCAGCGGTGTATAAGGCTTGCCCAGATCCTGATGCCCTCCTGCCCTACCTCATCAAGCAAAACCCTGTGATGCCAGTTGTCTACAACCACAAGATAAAGATAGATGTTGACACAGCAG gaggGGAGGAGTGGTTCAGTACAGGTCTCTACCTCTCTCCTGGTATGAAGACCTACATGGCCCTGCCAGCGGAGATCGTCAACAAGGACTGGAAG ATCCAGATAGGCTGTCAAACAGACTATCTCAAATCTCCAGTGCTGAAGAGAGCACCGTGTGTTCATGAGCGATTTCCAATAACCTCAGAGATGATGCAGGTGTGGAACCTGTGGGGGGGACTCATCTATCTGGTGGCTCCacccaaaacaaaactggaTGGGGTAGAGGTCACAGTGCAGATGGCTGTACCTGCGCCATATTATAAATCTG GCGTGACAACACCTGCCGATTGGTCACTGCTGCGCACAGCTCCTGCACCCTGGGCAGAGCTGGAGATGGAAAACATCATCCTCACAGTACCATCAGATGTTGTTCGGAACATGGAGCGCCCTGATGAGGTGGCAGCGCTTTGGGATGACATCATGAGGACTATTGCTGACCTGGCTGCTGTACCACATAAATTTCCTCGCAAGGAACGCTTTGTAGCAGATGTGCAGATTTCCCATG GTTTCATGCATGCAGGTTATCCTGTCATGGCATACAAAGGCACAGCATCTGTGCTGGTCAACCCTGAGTACATTAGGACTAAAGGCATGTGGGGGCCCATCCATGAACTGGGACACAACCAACAGAGAGCCTGCTGGGAGTTTCGACCACACACCACTGAGTGTACATGCAACCTGTGGTCAGTGTACGTGCACGAGGAGCTGTTTGGTATCAACAGGGCAAAG GCTCATGGAGCTATGACTGCAGAAAATCGAAACAACCGAGCAGAGCAGTACGCCAAGGGCGGCAAGAACCTCAAAGACTGGAGCATGTGGGTGGCCCTGGAGACATACATGCAG CTCCAGGATAAATTTGGCTGGGATGCCTTTAAGAAGGTGTTTGCTGCTTACCACAAGATGAGCACCTTTCCGAAGGACAACAAAGGGAAGATGAACCTGTATGCTGAGACGTTCTCCCAGGCTGTGGGGATGAACCTGTGTGGATTCTGTAAGTCCTGGGGCTGGCCCATTGAAACAGCCACTGAGGAGAAACTCTCCGACCTGCCTCCCTGGAGCGACCACCCCATGGTCAAGTATGACTGA